The following proteins come from a genomic window of Miscanthus floridulus cultivar M001 chromosome 2, ASM1932011v1, whole genome shotgun sequence:
- the LOC136537456 gene encoding uncharacterized protein, whose amino-acid sequence MEPHPPNDDEYDLPEADDFDPTEVFTMKDFLAEDEIVEEFVRKIGDGLKANIEGHTSSVTRRRRQSGPRRYIPRNREAGHDDLVANYFSTNPIYTDEMFHRRFWMNKLLFLRIVQTLSNWDPYFTQRVDATGRDGHSPLHKCTAAIWMLAYGSPADQLDEIIKIAASTCLEILGKFAIGVLECFGQEYLRPPTSDELEKILQENETRGFPGMLGSIDCMHWAWKNCPKGWAGMFTNGDKGVPTMILEAVASHNLCIWHAFFGTAESSNDIDVLNKSPLFINVLKGEAPRVQYTVNGTQYDMGYYLADKIYPEWAVFVKTISAPQTDEDKLFALMQEGARKDVECAFGVLQSRFDIVRRPSRLWKQGDVINIMQAYAILHNMIVEDEKELVRVSLDLNENASATIVLPSEVHTSDNSNPCFTEVLRRNSAIQALANT is encoded by the coding sequence ATGGAACCACATCCACCAAACGATGATGAATATGATCTACCAGAAGCCGATGACTTTGATCCTACAGAGGTGTTCACCATGAAAGATTTCCTAGCGGAGGATGAAATTGTAGAAGAATTTGTGAGGAAGATTGGAGATGGATTGAAGGCTAACATCGAAGGACACACATCGTCTGTGACTCGCCGCCGACGACAAAGTGGACCAAGGAGGTACATACCAAGGAATCGAGAAGCAGGTCATGATGATCTCGTCGCTAATTACTTTTCTACAAATCCTATCTACACCGATGAGATGTTCCATAGAAGGTTTTGGATGAATAAACTATTATTCCTGCGCATCGTGCAAACTCTTAGCAATTGGGATCCTTATTTTACCCAAAGAGTTGATGCAACTGGTAGGGATGGACATTCACCCCTTCATAAGTGTACCGCGGCAATCTGGATGCTAGCATATGGCTCGCCGGCCGACCAACTTGATGAGATAATAAAAATTGCGGCAAGCACTTGTTTGGAGATTCTAGGAAAATTTGCCATAGGGGTGCTTGAATGTTTTGGTCAAGAGTACCTGCGCCCTCCTACAAGCGACGAACTAGAAAAAATTTTACAAGAAAATGAGACTCGTGGTTTTCCAGGAATGTTGGGAAGCATCGATTGTATGCATTGGGCATGGAAGAATTGTCCGAAAGGTTGGGCAGGCATGTTCACAAATGGTGACAAAGGTGTTCCTACTATGATCCTAGAAGCAGTGGCATCTCATAATCTTTGTATATGGCATGCTTTTTTTGGTACCGCCGAATCTTCAAACGACATCGATGTCCTAAACAAGTCACCACTGTTCATCAATGTCCTAAAAGGGGAAGCTCCAAGGGTACAATACACCGTAAATGGAACACAGTATGATATGGGCTACTATCTCGCCGATAAAATATATCCAGAATGGGCGGTCTTCGTGAAGACAATATCAGCCCCTCAAACGGATGAAGACAAATTGTTTGCATTGATGCAAGAAGGAGCGAGGAAAGATGTCGAATGTGCATTTGGCGTATTGCAATCCCGCTTTGATATTGTTCGTCGACCATCAAGGTTATGGAAGCAGGGGGACGTTATCAACATAATGCAAGCTTATGCTATCCTTCACAATATGATAGTGGAGGATGAGAAGGAATTGGTTAGAGTTTCCTTGGATTTGAATGAGAATGCAAGTGCGACAATAGTGCTCCCGTCTGAAGTGCATACAAGTGATAACTCCAATCCATGCTTCACGGAGGTGCTTAGAAGGAATTCCGCTATCCAAGCACTGGCCAACACATAG